One genomic segment of Methanothermococcus okinawensis IH1 includes these proteins:
- a CDS encoding RNA-guided endonuclease InsQ/TnpB family protein: MMRTYKFRIYPSRKIRETIEEHLNICRYIYNYLLEQKTKNPKLNKKDTQKLITEHKKEYPELKKVHSKVLQMVNNKLWGNLKALGKLKQNGYKVGKLRFKSSKNHYKTLEYNQSGFKLDCKTKRLKLSKIGEIPIELHQKIKGEIKGVIIKKELTGKWHAFFQVEEEPKPLPKTNKVVGIDLGIDGYAIDSDGNKFENPKFIDKTLDKIKKVQKNLSKKVRGSSNYKKTKLKLIKVYDKLNNQKNDFLHKLSRYYINNYDKIVLENLNIKSMVKNRKGQKTLNRHILDGSWRKFINLLLYKAEGAGREVILINPAYTSKKCSNCGCVVDNLKLSDRVFFCPNCGWKIDRDYNASLNILKSGLGESAVPAEGRPLLRVIPYIKVISGLDSPMSQEAPSVREG, encoded by the coding sequence ATGATGAGGACTTATAAGTTCAGGATTTATCCATCCAGGAAAATCAGGGAAACAATAGAAGAGCATCTAAACATTTGTAGATACATCTATAATTACCTTTTAGAACAAAAAACTAAAAACCCAAAACTAAACAAAAAGGATACTCAAAAACTAATCACAGAGCATAAAAAGGAATATCCTGAACTTAAAAAAGTCCATTCCAAAGTTCTCCAAATGGTGAATAATAAGCTTTGGGGCAATCTCAAAGCATTAGGAAAACTAAAACAGAACGGATATAAAGTAGGTAAGTTAAGATTCAAATCATCCAAAAACCATTACAAAACATTAGAATACAATCAATCAGGTTTTAAACTTGATTGTAAAACCAAAAGACTCAAACTGTCTAAAATAGGAGAAATTCCTATAGAACTACATCAAAAAATCAAAGGAGAAATTAAAGGAGTTATTATAAAAAAAGAACTAACAGGTAAGTGGCATGCCTTCTTCCAAGTGGAAGAAGAACCTAAACCACTACCTAAAACCAATAAGGTTGTAGGTATCGATTTAGGAATCGATGGTTATGCCATCGATTCAGATGGCAATAAGTTTGAAAATCCAAAGTTTATTGACAAAACTTTGGATAAAATAAAGAAAGTCCAGAAAAACCTATCTAAAAAAGTTAGGGGTTCGAGCAACTATAAAAAGACTAAATTAAAACTTATTAAGGTATATGATAAACTAAACAATCAGAAAAATGATTTTCTACATAAACTATCAAGATACTACATAAACAATTATGATAAAATAGTTTTAGAAAACTTAAACATTAAGTCCATGGTTAAAAATAGAAAGGGTCAGAAGACTCTAAACCGTCATATTCTTGACGGTTCTTGGCGTAAATTCATAAACTTACTTCTCTACAAGGCGGAGGGTGCTGGTAGAGAAGTAATATTAATAAATCCTGCATATACTTCTAAAAAGTGTTCCAACTGCGGTTGTGTAGTTGATAACTTAAAATTATCTGATAGGGTATTTTTTTGTCCCAACTGCGGTTGGAAGATTGACAGGGATTACAACGCATCCCTAAATATACTAAAATCAGGGCTGGGAGAGTCCGCTGTGCCTGCAGAGGGGAGACCCCTACTCAGAGTTATACCTTATATAAAGGTAATCTCTGGGTTAGACTCCCCTATGAGTCAGGAAGCCCCTTCCGTAAGGGAGGGGTAA
- a CDS encoding zinc protease, which produces MGYMDIFKFSQEEIRDLIISTLAIALIFAWYGRGIPHLDSWFGILFLISIFTVGSGFILHELAHRTVARHFGALSEFKAWYEGLAIALVLKIILGFTFIAPGAVYIYKDYLTSKENGLISLAGPLTNILLAFVFYMLHIPLISDLGFNVNLYLAAFNMIPVYPLDGSKIISWNPLVWGIISIPLFLWVLGLFNINLF; this is translated from the coding sequence ATGGGTTATATGGATATATTTAAATTTAGTCAGGAAGAAATCAGGGATTTAATTATCTCAACCTTAGCCATAGCACTTATATTTGCATGGTATGGTAGAGGCATTCCACATCTGGATTCATGGTTTGGAATTCTGTTTTTAATATCAATATTCACAGTTGGGAGTGGGTTTATATTACATGAATTAGCCCATAGAACAGTAGCTCGTCATTTTGGTGCATTGAGTGAATTTAAAGCCTGGTATGAGGGATTAGCAATTGCATTGGTATTGAAAATAATATTGGGTTTTACTTTTATAGCCCCTGGTGCAGTTTATATTTACAAGGATTACTTAACATCAAAAGAGAATGGACTTATATCACTTGCAGGACCTTTAACAAATATTTTATTGGCATTTGTATTTTATATGTTGCATATTCCTTTAATATCTGACTTAGGCTTTAATGTCAATTTATACCTTGCAGCATTTAACATGATACCAGTATATCCACTTGATGGTAGTAAAATTATAAGCTGGAATCCTTTGGTATGGGGCATAATATCCATTCCTTTATTCTTATGGGTGTTGGGTTTATTTAATATCAATTTATTTTAG
- a CDS encoding rhomboid family intramembrane serine protease: MRYTITIIGVCVVVFLFELFSNSLVNLLSFNPQYALNMPWQFITSIFIHGSFTHLFLNMFVLFFFGLRLEKWIGGANFLKIFFISGIAGNIAYLLYSYSTNQYIPAVGASGAISGIIGALTILDPNMEIMIFPFPIPIKLKYATILFAGFEILCLIFSIMPTIGHAAHLGGLFTGMLCGKLLNKRYISYYY; encoded by the coding sequence ATGAGATATACCATTACAATTATTGGGGTATGTGTCGTAGTATTTTTATTTGAATTATTTTCCAACAGTTTAGTAAATCTATTGTCATTTAATCCACAGTATGCATTAAATATGCCGTGGCAGTTTATAACAAGTATATTTATCCATGGAAGTTTCACGCATTTATTCCTTAATATGTTTGTGTTATTCTTCTTTGGACTAAGACTTGAAAAATGGATAGGAGGGGCTAATTTTTTAAAAATATTTTTTATATCAGGCATTGCCGGTAATATTGCATATCTTCTGTATTCTTATAGTACCAATCAATATATTCCAGCGGTGGGTGCATCAGGTGCAATAAGTGGTATCATAGGAGCTCTAACAATATTAGACCCAAATATGGAAATTATGATATTTCCATTTCCAATTCCTATAAAACTAAAATATGCAACAATATTATTTGCAGGATTTGAAATATTATGTCTTATATTCTCAATAATGCCCACAATAGGGCATGCAGCTCATCTTGGAGGCTTATTTACTGGCATGCTCTGTGGAAAATTATTAAATAAAAGATATATATCGTATTATTATTAA
- a CDS encoding segregation/condensation protein A: MEFELWIKIIKESIDKRNIEPWNINIAEITNEYIKTIKELKKFDIRLSADVILVGGILLRMKSQILYGECENTFNEEDEEFEDMIGDELQGHEDEYVNTEYIEYNDNNIENIANNIKENENKNINKNKNNNIGSKQITFNDLINTLKSELKKVKKTRKKQKNKEGTPIYNIIEEMEEEYDISDLMENLISELEKEGEFVFQNKFYEKKEVVKNFLPSLYLANDGKIEIFQEELFKDILLRYKN, from the coding sequence ATGGAATTTGAACTTTGGATAAAGATTATTAAAGAGAGCATAGATAAAAGGAACATAGAACCTTGGAATATCAATATTGCAGAAATAACCAATGAATATATCAAAACCATTAAAGAACTTAAAAAATTTGATATAAGATTATCCGCAGATGTTATATTGGTTGGGGGCATATTGTTGCGTATGAAATCCCAGATACTTTATGGAGAATGTGAAAATACATTTAATGAGGAAGATGAAGAGTTTGAAGATATGATAGGGGATGAGCTCCAAGGGCATGAGGACGAATATGTAAATACTGAATATATTGAATACAATGATAATAATATCGAAAATATTGCCAATAATATAAAAGAAAACGAAAATAAAAATATAAATAAAAATAAGAATAACAATATTGGAAGTAAGCAGATAACATTTAACGATTTAATCAATACTTTAAAATCAGAGCTTAAAAAGGTTAAAAAAACCCGAAAAAAACAGAAAAATAAAGAAGGAACTCCAATTTATAATATAATAGAAGAAATGGAAGAAGAATACGACATTTCCGATTTAATGGAAAATTTAATATCTGAACTTGAAAAAGAAGGTGAATTTGTATTCCAAAATAAATTTTACGAGAAAAAAGAGGTTGTAAAAAATTTTCTACCTTCCCTTTATCTTGCAAATGATGGAAAAATTGAAATTTTTCAGGAGGAGCTCTTCAAGGATATACTCCTAAGATATAAAAATTAA
- the thsA gene encoding thermosome subunit alpha, with protein sequence MAAGQPVVVLPENVKRYMGRDAQRMNILAGRIIAETVRSTLGPKGMDKMLVDDLGDIVVTNDGVTILKEMSVEHPAAKMLIEVAKTQEKEVGDGTTTAVVIAGELLRKAEELLDQNVHPTIVIKGYQLALEKVQEILKEIAVDVKADDKEMLKKIAMTSITGKGAEKAKEKLGDIIVEAVTAVVDENGKIDKDLIKVEKKEGTSVDETELIRGVVIDKERVNPQMPKKVENAKIALLNCPIEVKETETDAKISITDPSKMMEFIEQEEKMLKDMVDEIKASGANVVFCQKGIDDLAQHYLAKAGILAVRRVKKSDIEKLSKATGANIITNIKDLTAEDLGEAGLVSEEKVAGDAMIFVKECKHPKAVTILARGTTEHVVDEVARAIDDAIGVVACTIEDGKIVAGGGAAEIELAMRLRDYADTVSGREQLAVRGFADALEVIPRTLAENAGLDAIEMLVNLRAKHATEGNARYGLNVFSGEVEDMSENGVVEPLRVKTQAIQSATESSEMLLRIDDVIAAEKLSGKEAGGDMGGMGGMGGMGGMM encoded by the coding sequence ATGGCAGCAGGTCAGCCAGTAGTTGTATTACCAGAAAATGTAAAAAGATATATGGGAAGAGATGCTCAAAGAATGAACATATTAGCAGGAAGAATCATAGCTGAAACCGTAAGGTCCACACTAGGACCAAAGGGAATGGACAAAATGTTAGTTGATGATTTGGGGGACATTGTAGTTACAAATGACGGTGTAACAATATTAAAAGAAATGAGTGTAGAACATCCAGCTGCAAAAATGTTAATCGAAGTTGCAAAAACCCAAGAAAAAGAGGTAGGGGATGGAACAACAACAGCAGTAGTTATAGCTGGTGAATTATTAAGAAAAGCTGAGGAATTACTCGACCAGAATGTTCATCCAACAATTGTTATCAAAGGATACCAGTTAGCACTTGAAAAAGTTCAGGAAATATTAAAAGAAATAGCTGTTGATGTAAAAGCTGATGACAAAGAAATGTTAAAGAAAATAGCAATGACATCAATCACAGGAAAAGGTGCTGAAAAAGCTAAGGAAAAATTGGGCGATATTATTGTTGAAGCAGTTACAGCAGTTGTTGATGAAAACGGTAAAATCGATAAAGATTTAATAAAAGTAGAGAAAAAAGAAGGAACATCAGTTGATGAAACAGAATTAATCAGGGGAGTAGTAATAGATAAAGAAAGAGTAAATCCACAGATGCCTAAGAAAGTAGAAAATGCAAAAATCGCATTATTGAACTGCCCAATTGAAGTTAAAGAAACAGAAACAGATGCTAAAATAAGCATAACCGACCCTTCAAAGATGATGGAATTCATCGAACAAGAAGAAAAAATGTTAAAAGACATGGTTGATGAAATAAAAGCATCTGGTGCAAATGTTGTATTCTGTCAAAAAGGAATTGATGATTTAGCTCAGCACTATCTTGCAAAAGCTGGCATCTTAGCAGTAAGAAGAGTTAAAAAGTCAGACATAGAAAAACTTTCAAAAGCAACAGGAGCAAATATTATTACAAACATTAAAGACTTAACAGCAGAAGACTTAGGAGAAGCTGGACTTGTATCCGAAGAAAAGGTTGCTGGCGACGCAATGATATTTGTTAAAGAATGCAAACATCCAAAAGCGGTAACAATATTGGCAAGAGGCACAACAGAACATGTTGTAGATGAAGTAGCAAGAGCTATCGACGATGCAATAGGAGTTGTAGCATGCACCATAGAAGATGGTAAAATTGTTGCTGGTGGTGGAGCAGCAGAAATAGAATTAGCTATGAGATTAAGAGACTACGCAGACACAGTAAGCGGAAGAGAACAGTTAGCAGTTAGAGGATTTGCAGATGCATTAGAAGTAATTCCAAGAACCTTGGCAGAAAATGCTGGTTTAGATGCTATCGAAATGCTCGTAAATCTTAGAGCTAAACACGCAACAGAAGGCAATGCAAGATACGGATTAAATGTATTTTCAGGAGAAGTTGAAGATATGAGTGAAAATGGAGTTGTAGAGCCATTAAGAGTTAAAACACAAGCTATACAATCAGCTACTGAGTCATCAGAAATGTTATTAAGAATAGATGATGTAATAGCTGCTGAAAAATTAAGCGGTAAAGAAGCCGGTGGCGACATGGGCGGAATGGGAGGTATGGGAGGTATGGGCGGAATGATGTAA
- a CDS encoding prephenate dehydrogenase produces MIISIIGGTDGLGKWFARFLKNKGFDVVVTGRDTIKGKKVEKEIGVRYTNNNIEASKIGDIVMVAVPINITEKVIKEIAPYVRENCVLMDITSIKEIPARAMERYAKDGVCVIPTHPMFGPSTPSLKRQVVILTPSEKHKNNPWFDKIKMFLEKEGARVIVIPPEKHDRIMGVVQGLTHYAYIALGATLKDLNINIKESRKYASPIYELMLNIIARIIGQNPYLYADIQMHNPQIKHIHETFIKECNTIKQIVEKKDRESFAEIMKEAAKHFGNETIRGMNYSNKAVGAITEEIERIKKSIGKEIGLRHVYSNKVHFGIVKNVVDDFIILNKNGKDLKLNIANVMLMSNEELKEWKEQNLKKYYYDISILFKKEINLDIILKLLNCMFDIEIIDIYEGSNVKNGFKSVTFRIYSYKKDDLKILKKSFLEVIKNIGGINRYN; encoded by the coding sequence ATGATAATCTCAATAATTGGCGGAACTGATGGATTAGGAAAATGGTTTGCAAGATTTTTAAAAAATAAAGGTTTTGATGTAGTTGTTACTGGAAGAGATACAATAAAAGGCAAAAAAGTCGAAAAAGAAATAGGAGTAAGATATACCAATAACAATATTGAAGCTTCTAAAATTGGAGATATTGTAATGGTTGCAGTCCCTATAAATATCACTGAAAAGGTTATTAAAGAAATAGCCCCATATGTGCGGGAAAATTGTGTTTTAATGGATATTACCTCTATAAAAGAAATTCCAGCAAGAGCCATGGAAAGATATGCAAAAGATGGTGTTTGTGTAATTCCCACCCATCCAATGTTTGGACCATCCACTCCCTCTTTAAAAAGACAGGTTGTAATACTAACTCCCTCTGAAAAGCATAAAAATAACCCATGGTTTGATAAAATAAAAATGTTTCTTGAAAAAGAAGGAGCTCGGGTTATAGTGATACCCCCTGAAAAACACGATAGAATTATGGGTGTTGTTCAGGGTTTAACCCATTATGCCTATATAGCTCTTGGTGCAACTTTAAAAGACTTAAATATAAATATCAAAGAATCGAGAAAATATGCCTCACCCATATATGAGCTCATGCTAAATATTATAGCAAGGATTATTGGGCAAAATCCATACCTATATGCTGATATTCAGATGCATAATCCACAAATAAAACATATTCATGAAACATTTATAAAAGAATGCAATACCATAAAACAAATTGTAGAGAAAAAAGATAGGGAGTCATTTGCAGAAATAATGAAAGAAGCTGCTAAACACTTTGGAAATGAAACCATTAGGGGTATGAATTATTCAAACAAGGCTGTTGGTGCAATTACAGAAGAAATCGAAAGAATTAAAAAATCAATAGGTAAAGAAATTGGATTAAGGCATGTATATTCCAATAAAGTCCATTTTGGAATTGTAAAAAATGTTGTTGATGATTTTATAATTTTAAATAAAAATGGAAAGGATTTAAAGCTTAATATAGCAAATGTAATGCTAATGAGTAATGAAGAGTTAAAAGAATGGAAGGAGCAAAATTTAAAAAAGTATTATTATGATATATCCATATTATTTAAAAAGGAGATAAATTTAGACATTATTTTAAAATTGCTTAACTGTATGTTTGATATTGAAATTATAGATATATATGAAGGTAGTAATGTTAAAAATGGGTTTAAAAGCGTTACATTTAGGATATATTCATATAAAAAAGATGATTTAAAGATATTGAAAAAATCATTTTTAGAAGTTATAAAAAATATTGGTGGAATTAATAGGTATAATTAA
- the hmd gene encoding 5,10-methenyltetrahydromethanopterin hydrogenase, protein MKVAILGAGCYRTHAAAGITNFSRAAEVAKEVGIPEIALTHSSITYGAELLHLIPEIDEVVISDPCFAEEPGLVVIDEFDPKEVMEAHLAGEPEKVMPKIREAVKAKAKELPKPPKANIHLVHPEKVGLKVTADDREAVADADIVITWLPKGGKQPDIIKKFADAIKEGAIVTHACTIPTPKFAKIFKDLGRDDLNITSYHPGCVPEMKGQVYIAEGYASDEAVEKLYCMAKTARGTAYKMPANLISPVCDMGSAVTAAVYAGILAYRDAVTKILGAPADFAQMMADEAIAQILELMRKEGIRNMEDKLDPRALTGTADSMCFGPLADILPAVLNVLEKHGKDNKCECECSIKP, encoded by the coding sequence TTGAAAGTTGCTATATTAGGAGCAGGTTGTTATAGAACACATGCCGCAGCTGGAATTACAAACTTTTCAAGAGCAGCAGAAGTTGCAAAAGAAGTAGGAATACCAGAAATTGCCTTAACGCATTCATCAATTACTTATGGTGCAGAGCTTTTACATCTTATTCCAGAAATCGATGAGGTAGTAATCTCTGACCCATGCTTTGCAGAAGAGCCAGGATTGGTTGTAATTGACGAATTTGACCCAAAAGAAGTTATGGAAGCTCACTTGGCAGGAGAACCTGAAAAGGTAATGCCAAAAATTAGGGAAGCTGTTAAGGCTAAGGCAAAAGAACTTCCAAAACCACCAAAAGCAAACATTCATTTAGTTCATCCAGAAAAAGTTGGGTTAAAAGTAACCGCTGATGATAGGGAGGCAGTAGCAGATGCAGATATTGTAATTACATGGTTGCCAAAAGGGGGAAAACAGCCAGATATCATTAAAAAATTTGCAGACGCTATAAAAGAAGGGGCTATTGTAACACATGCATGCACCATTCCAACACCTAAATTCGCAAAAATCTTCAAAGACTTAGGAAGGGATGATTTAAACATTACTTCATACCACCCAGGATGTGTTCCTGAAATGAAAGGACAGGTATATATTGCAGAAGGTTATGCATCAGATGAAGCTGTCGAAAAACTTTACTGTATGGCAAAAACTGCAAGAGGAACTGCATATAAAATGCCTGCAAATTTAATCAGCCCTGTATGTGATATGGGTTCAGCAGTTACAGCAGCAGTTTATGCAGGAATATTGGCATATAGAGATGCAGTTACAAAAATATTGGGAGCTCCTGCTGACTTCGCTCAGATGATGGCTGATGAAGCTATTGCCCAAATATTGGAATTGATGAGAAAAGAAGGTATTAGAAACATGGAAGATAAATTAGACCCAAGAGCTCTAACTGGAACAGCAGACAGTATGTGCTTTGGCCCATTGGCAGACATCCTTCCAGCAGTGCTTAATGTTCTTGAAAAACATGGTAAGGATAACAAATGCGAATGCGAATGTAGTATAAAACCATAA
- the hmdB gene encoding 5,10-methenyltetrahydromethanopterin hydrogenase cofactor biosynthesis protein HmdB — translation MDFSKIKSNFQDLKDGKIDAKQGLISKEDALNLFNIAHWNDYLKLFSIASEVRDYFKKEIEITSTIHITNICKVNPKCLYCGFAAGTSKEGYYTPFRISDEDIKKSAIAIEKSGICRVSCSSAHGYEGEEVLRALKIVKENTNLEVLVNAGADLTEESIVEMKKYCIDTICCNLETTNNELFEKIKPGEELENRIKVCKLVKKYNIELSSGLLVGVGESYEDRVNHLLFLKDLGVDEIPIMGFNPYKGTPMENHPRCSSLEQAKTIAIVRLMFPNIRITSPTPTIGAELMQFALFGGASNIATVIPDNHPMNIKGVGNPKTGNLKEVIKMIKELGLTPKLKKDMARN, via the coding sequence ATGGATTTTTCAAAAATAAAAAGCAATTTTCAAGATTTAAAGGATGGAAAGATTGATGCAAAACAGGGTTTAATATCAAAAGAAGATGCTTTAAATTTATTTAATATTGCACATTGGAATGATTATTTAAAATTATTCAGTATAGCCTCAGAAGTAAGGGATTATTTTAAAAAAGAGATAGAAATTACATCAACGATACATATTACGAACATCTGCAAGGTTAATCCAAAATGTTTATACTGCGGTTTTGCCGCTGGAACTTCAAAAGAGGGATACTACACACCATTTAGAATATCCGATGAGGATATAAAAAAATCTGCCATTGCAATAGAAAAAAGCGGGATATGTCGTGTAAGCTGCTCATCTGCCCATGGTTATGAAGGGGAAGAGGTATTAAGAGCTCTAAAAATAGTTAAAGAAAATACTAATTTGGAGGTATTAGTAAATGCAGGAGCAGATTTAACAGAGGAATCAATAGTGGAAATGAAAAAATACTGCATAGACACCATTTGCTGTAATTTAGAAACTACAAACAATGAACTATTTGAAAAAATAAAACCTGGGGAAGAGTTGGAAAATAGAATAAAGGTTTGTAAGCTGGTTAAAAAATACAATATAGAACTATCATCAGGTTTATTGGTAGGGGTTGGGGAAAGTTATGAGGATAGAGTAAATCACCTACTATTTTTAAAGGACCTCGGTGTAGATGAAATACCTATAATGGGTTTTAATCCCTATAAGGGCACACCTATGGAAAATCATCCAAGATGTTCCTCATTGGAACAGGCAAAAACTATCGCAATTGTAAGATTGATGTTTCCAAATATACGAATCACATCACCAACTCCAACAATAGGGGCTGAGCTCATGCAGTTTGCACTATTTGGAGGAGCAAGTAATATAGCAACAGTTATACCTGATAACCATCCCATGAATATAAAAGGGGTGGGTAATCCAAAAACGGGAAATTTAAAAGAGGTAATTAAAATGATTAAAGAACTTGGATTAACGCCTAAATTAAAGAAGGATATGGCGAGAAATTAA
- the hmdC gene encoding 5,10-methenyltetrahydromethanopterin hydrogenase cofactor biosynthesis protein HmdC, with product MKDIIKNAVNDLDICLELRKDVIEKITKNKLSEKEIIEIVDAVDDLSIEEIQKLGSNFRKFPLGCDLVEMGIGPCSSSLTLTELIENCILSDYIGFPIHICAYALGDIAEKEGMTPLEVFKTIHNAIEVPIDLDHFGKYGAMRFPKEITHCMGDCYYNGPPFKGCPKDRIHKRLIDKEKKYSYEFDDWIKLSSTVCVNVVREQGGEEHAAPLDEMEIVAEAAKKYGKGLEGIFYVGDGYDDLITGLKSCIDLDVDVFVVEGAPFNRAKDRLKAFAKAVAVSRILVKGGVVATNGAYEDECRIGLRSGLNVILSGFRGNHHGYMCGYSPKTAKRGNFGVPRVLRIIKEEIKNNKLDTHILNRNILKAIALGSKFLNYKNESLIYPNSLGGHFIGDAHWVAAKNSNLYNNINNIYNKTIDDIDNCSKLGLLGGRYIAWGIAKALKPDEVYISDANKWVEKATVKILNDAKINAYGCNGNDKKVMENADKSIITSFIPEIVLRIKNKIDAESLI from the coding sequence ATGAAAGATATAATAAAAAATGCAGTAAATGATTTGGATATCTGTTTAGAACTGAGAAAGGATGTTATTGAAAAAATAACAAAAAATAAACTATCTGAAAAGGAAATAATAGAAATAGTGGATGCAGTGGATGATTTAAGTATTGAAGAAATACAAAAACTTGGAAGTAATTTTAGAAAATTCCCACTTGGATGCGATTTAGTGGAAATGGGCATAGGTCCATGTTCTTCATCATTGACTTTAACTGAGCTCATAGAGAACTGTATATTATCGGATTATATAGGATTTCCAATACATATATGTGCCTATGCACTTGGCGATATAGCGGAAAAAGAAGGCATGACTCCATTGGAGGTTTTTAAAACAATTCATAATGCAATTGAAGTTCCAATTGATTTAGACCATTTTGGAAAATACGGAGCAATGAGATTTCCAAAAGAAATAACACATTGTATGGGGGATTGTTATTATAATGGACCCCCATTTAAAGGATGTCCAAAAGATAGAATACATAAACGACTTATTGACAAAGAAAAAAAATATTCCTATGAATTCGATGACTGGATAAAATTATCCTCTACGGTATGCGTTAATGTTGTAAGAGAACAGGGGGGAGAGGAACATGCTGCACCACTGGATGAAATGGAAATCGTTGCAGAAGCTGCTAAAAAGTATGGTAAGGGCTTGGAAGGTATATTTTATGTTGGGGATGGATATGATGATTTAATCACAGGTTTAAAATCTTGCATAGATTTAGATGTGGATGTGTTTGTTGTTGAAGGAGCTCCGTTTAATAGGGCAAAGGATAGGTTAAAAGCATTTGCAAAGGCAGTTGCAGTATCCCGTATATTGGTAAAAGGTGGAGTGGTTGCTACCAATGGGGCATATGAGGATGAATGCAGAATAGGTCTTAGAAGCGGCTTAAATGTAATACTAAGTGGTTTTAGAGGAAATCATCACGGTTATATGTGTGGTTATTCGCCAAAAACTGCCAAAAGGGGAAATTTTGGGGTTCCAAGAGTTTTAAGAATTATCAAGGAAGAGATTAAAAATAATAAATTGGATACCCATATATTGAATAGAAATATATTAAAGGCAATAGCATTGGGAAGTAAATTTTTAAACTACAAAAATGAGAGCCTAATTTATCCAAACAGTTTAGGAGGTCACTTTATTGGCGATGCTCATTGGGTAGCAGCTAAAAATAGCAATTTATATAACAATATAAATAATATATATAACAAAACCATCGATGATATAGACAATTGCAGTAAATTAGGTCTTTTAGGGGGTAGATACATAGCATGGGGAATAGCAAAGGCATTAAAACCAGATGAGGTATATATAAGCGATGCCAATAAATGGGTGGAAAAAGCCACTGTAAAGATATTGAATGATGCTAAAATAAATGCCTATGGATGCAATGGAAATGATAAAAAAGTAATGGAAAATGCCGATAAATCGATTATTACTTCATTTATTCCTGAGATAGTTTTAAGAATAAAAAATAAAATTGATGCAGAAAGTTTAATTTAA